The following are from one region of the Salmo trutta chromosome 20, fSalTru1.1, whole genome shotgun sequence genome:
- the LOC115156068 gene encoding TRAF family member-associated NF-kappa-B activator isoform X2, with the protein MERNIGDQLNKAYEAYRQASIERDNAKKELQQMNVNYEQHTQKLQKQIEDQQQLISKLKAQLISATKQPSGEVKGEAAPRKQEEETLSPSNHIFDNPGSSLRKIHYLKENMETAVIASSSPHTAPVASSFENKDVLEVFQALRGKFQQIHTLTQRQKDLLKKIYRGNYMANEQQFSMPIQCTDVTVEQAERPFPSALRPGVDLQHPPMSLASRGASPEDTNQVDSLTILSIKFPPSIDSEYEFLNSAPEKRIDLSMPREAVSTVPAVIEVTVYGAGHPIPVSYLCLSPSFPLHVALTQECAWTPAAPEAP; encoded by the exons ATGGAGAGGAATATTGGAGATCAGCTCAACAAGGCCTATGAAGCTTACCGCCAGGCCTCTATCGAGAGAGACAACGCCAAAAAGGAACTACAGCAGATG AATGTAAATTATGAACAGCACACTCAGAAACTTCAGAAACAGATAGAAGACCAACAGCAGTTGATTTCAAAACTCAAAGCTCAGTTGATATCAGCAACTAAGCAACCCTCAG GAGAGGTCAAAGGTGAGGCTGCTCCTAGAAAACAGGAAGAAGAAACCTTGTCTCCTTCCAACCATATCTTTGACAACCCAGGAAGCTCCTTGAGGAAGATTCATTACTTG aAGGAAAATATGGAAACTGCTGTGATTGCGTCATCTTCACCACACACAGCACCCGTAGCCAGCAGTTTTGAGAA TAAAGATGTTCTTGAAGTGTTTCAAGCTCTTCGGGGGAAATTCCAGCAGATACATACATTAACCCAGAGACAAAAAGATCTCCTGAAAAAAATCTACAGAGGAAACTACATGGCAAATG AGCAGCAGTTCTCCATGCCCATTCAGTGTACAGACGTGACCGTGGAGCAGGCGGAGAGGCCCTTCCCCTCAGCCTTGAGGCCAGGGGTCGACCTCCAGCACCCGCCCATGTCCCTGGCATCCCGCGGTGCCAGCCCAGAGGACACGAACCAAGTGGACTCCCTCACCATACTCAGCATCAAGTTCCCCCCCTCCATAGACAGTGAATACGAGTTCCTGAACAGCGCTCCGGAAAAACGCATTGACCTGTCCATGCCAAGGGAAGCAGTCAGCACTGTCCCTGCCGTCATAGAGGTAACCGTCTATGGAGCTGGCCATCCCATTCCTGTATCctacctctgtctctcaccctccttccccctccatgTCGCTCTCACACAAGAGTGTGCGTGGACACCAGCAG CCCCTGAGGCGCCCTGA
- the LOC115156068 gene encoding TRAF family member-associated NF-kappa-B activator isoform X1 — protein sequence MERNIGDQLNKAYEAYRQASIERDNAKKELQQMNVNYEQHTQKLQKQIEDQQQLISKLKAQLISATKQPSGEVKGEAAPRKQEEETLSPSNHIFDNPGSSLRKIHYLKENMETAVIASSSPHTAPVASSFENKDVLEVFQALRGKFQQIHTLTQRQKDLLKKIYRGNYMANEQQFSMPIQCTDVTVEQAERPFPSALRPGVDLQHPPMSLASRGASPEDTNQVDSLTILSIKFPPSIDSEYEFLNSAPEKRIDLSMPREAVSTVPAVIEPLRRPELCDATTATAAQAVSAEQQQQMNNNSPDICTYCNAVVPEEHMNSHLFTHCQRESEASN from the exons ATGGAGAGGAATATTGGAGATCAGCTCAACAAGGCCTATGAAGCTTACCGCCAGGCCTCTATCGAGAGAGACAACGCCAAAAAGGAACTACAGCAGATG AATGTAAATTATGAACAGCACACTCAGAAACTTCAGAAACAGATAGAAGACCAACAGCAGTTGATTTCAAAACTCAAAGCTCAGTTGATATCAGCAACTAAGCAACCCTCAG GAGAGGTCAAAGGTGAGGCTGCTCCTAGAAAACAGGAAGAAGAAACCTTGTCTCCTTCCAACCATATCTTTGACAACCCAGGAAGCTCCTTGAGGAAGATTCATTACTTG aAGGAAAATATGGAAACTGCTGTGATTGCGTCATCTTCACCACACACAGCACCCGTAGCCAGCAGTTTTGAGAA TAAAGATGTTCTTGAAGTGTTTCAAGCTCTTCGGGGGAAATTCCAGCAGATACATACATTAACCCAGAGACAAAAAGATCTCCTGAAAAAAATCTACAGAGGAAACTACATGGCAAATG AGCAGCAGTTCTCCATGCCCATTCAGTGTACAGACGTGACCGTGGAGCAGGCGGAGAGGCCCTTCCCCTCAGCCTTGAGGCCAGGGGTCGACCTCCAGCACCCGCCCATGTCCCTGGCATCCCGCGGTGCCAGCCCAGAGGACACGAACCAAGTGGACTCCCTCACCATACTCAGCATCAAGTTCCCCCCCTCCATAGACAGTGAATACGAGTTCCTGAACAGCGCTCCGGAAAAACGCATTGACCTGTCCATGCCAAGGGAAGCAGTCAGCACTGTCCCTGCCGTCATAGAG CCCCTGAGGCGCCCTGAGCTTTGCGACGCTACTACAGCAACAGCAGCGCAGGCCGTGAGTGCGGAACAGCAACAACAGATGAACAACAACAGCCCTGATATATGTACCTACTGCAACGCGGTAGTTCCCGAAGAGCACATGAACAGCCACCTTTTTACTCATTGCCAGAGGGAGAGTGAAGCCAGCAATTGA